ATCAGGACCTTGCCGGATTGGTTGTTCTCTGCGTCTCTGCGTCTCTGCGGGAGATCTTTTTTCCCTGTGTGCTTTGTGTCCTCTCTATATTATAAGCTTGGCTTATGTAAGTGCCATTCCACTTAAAAGCTTTATAGGAATCTCTTCCCAATATATCCAATCCCAGCCTGTCCGAGAGCCAAGACAGGCTGGGATTGGGTTATTCTGAAGTCCCATGCCCATTCAAGACCTCCTCCTTGAAAATATTTGAGGGCTTGAAGGTTACTACTTTTCTTTCTTTGATCACTGCCTCCTTACCGTTCCTTGGATTCCTTCCTAATCTCTGATTTTTCTCCCGGACACTGAATCTGCCGAATCCTCTTATTTCAACCGATTCACCCCTGGCAAGTGAATCCCTGACCAGATTCACAGTGCTTTCGTAGATCTGCCTTGACTTCTGCAAAGTGAGATCCGGAAATTGGTCCTTGATAGCTTTGATAATTTCCTCTTTGGTCATTGAGGGCTCTTGAATATAAGTTGATGTTAATTGAGCAAAGGATTCTTATTGGCAAGAATAATACTGTAAAATGGATTCACTTGCAAGAAGTAGGTCTTACAGAAAGATGGATATTCACTGGGATAGGCATAGGGATTAGGAATACCTGTTTCTATCCCCCAGCACGCCTTGATATTCCCGTAACCTACTGAAACATTGGTAAATCGCTTATTAAATCCTTTCAGATTTTATCAGATTTTTCTGCTGATTCCAGGAAAAGTTACTCATAAAGTTACTCATAGGATGGATCTACGGATAACTATGTTCATATAGCTGGGCTCCATTCTGGATGAGGTTGGCGTTTTCTTTATCTGCAAATGTCACAACGATTTGTCCCCTCCTGATCGCATGGTGAGCAACGGCCTCGGTCTTACCGCCAGATGAGGCGTGAGGAATGAATACAATATCTGCTAATGCGGCGATAAGTTCATTTCGTTTCGCTGCTTGGGCTGACGTAGTCCTTCGAATCTCAGGTCCAAACATCGACAGCACAAGAAGTCTGCCATTCTCCAATGCCTGCCGACTCGATTGTCCGATATGTAGCCCGATAAGACTTCTGGCCGGACAAAGGATTATAGGCTGTGATCCGCGCAGGAGTAAATCCAGGCATTCCCGCTCCATGGGTGAATGGAACCCTCCAGCGATCACAACGCCCGCATCCCGCAGTTCGCGGATGGCATCGAAGGTCTTGAGTACGATGCTCCCTGGGCAGCGAACCGAGCACAGCAGGCCCATCCGGTGCAGTAGCAGGATGGTTGGGTTACCCAAGACTGCAATAGTCAATGGCGCTTCAGTGCCCATCCTCTCAGTAAGTATCTTAGGGTAGTGATCATCACCTTGTTGAATCCACTGGATTTCCATCTCGTTCCTTATAACACTTTCATTCAAAGCAGGTCCAGCAAGTCATCCTCCGGCTTTGAATCTATCCCAAAACTATAGATATCGATAGGCGGAGTATCCTAATCCTACATCCCTTTCATCTATTGGTGCGGGATAAGGATGTCTGAGACGTCGTTTCAGGACTTTAAGGGTGGGATTTTGATGTCTGAAACCTCAAGGCAAAATATGCCATTTACTCCCTATCCATTGTTGTGCATCAGTTTGAGATTCCTCCAGTTGACTTAAATCTATGGTACATCACCAACCTCCCGGAGTTTCTCTTCAAGGAATCGCTGGAGATCCTCTTTCTTGGGCAGTTCGAGTTGGTATTTGGAGACGAATAATTTATTATCTATGCCAGCGAGGGCATATTCGACGAGAGTGTGGTCCTTATGAGTGCAAAGCAGAATACCGATTGGTGGGTTGTCACCTGCGGCCATCATGTTCTTGCGGTACCAGTTTACGTAGGTGTTGAGCTGGCCGAGGTGTTCGTGCTTGAACTCATCCACCTTGAGCTCGAGTAATATATGGCACTTCAAGATGCGATGATAAAAAACCAGGTCCACAAACCCGGTGGTCTTGCCGATGAGAATATGCTTCTGTCGCGCCTCAAAGCAGAAGCCGTGACCAAGTTCCAGCAGGAAGTCCTGTAACTTATCCAGCAAGGCATCCTCCAGATCAGACTCGCTCATAACTTCCTTTGATTTGATGCCGAGAAACTCGAAGATGTATGGGTCCCGGACGGTAAGTTTCGGCTCAGCCTGCTCCGCTCCTGACTGTACCAGTTCGGCCAATTTTTTCTTGTTGTTGGAAAGCCCGGAACGTTCATAGTAGAGGCTGGCGATCTGGCGTTTGAGTGCCCGTACAGACCAGTTGCCACGGATGCACTCAACCTCGTAAAATGCCCGTTTAAGGGGATCATCAAGCTTGATCAGCTCGACAATATGCGTGAAAGATAACCGATCAATTAACTTCTCAGGCGGAATGCCCAATTGTGAAGTCTCCGATCCCACAATTTGGGAGTCAGCGGCC
Above is a window of bacterium DNA encoding:
- a CDS encoding HU family DNA-binding protein, producing the protein MTKEEIIKAIKDQFPDLTLQKSRQIYESTVNLVRDSLARGESVEIRGFGRFSVREKNQRLGRNPRNGKEAVIKERKVVTFKPSNIFKEEVLNGHGTSE
- a CDS encoding DNA-processing protein DprA translates to MEIQWIQQGDDHYPKILTERMGTEAPLTIAVLGNPTILLLHRMGLLCSVRCPGSIVLKTFDAIRELRDAGVVIAGGFHSPMERECLDLLLRGSQPIILCPARSLIGLHIGQSSRQALENGRLLVLSMFGPEIRRTTSAQAAKRNELIAALADIVFIPHASSGGKTEAVAHHAIRRGQIVVTFADKENANLIQNGAQLYEHSYP
- a CDS encoding PDDEXK nuclease domain-containing protein, whose product is MADNLQMMDFGALVKAIQDVHEQCAAQAGKAVNISLTMRNWAIGFYIREYEQNGEDRAQYGQQLLDTLAQTLQAALDKCYTGRYLGLCRQFYEVYPQIRKSLISKFGMLEKRKSAISEFPAVLEAADSQIVGSETSQLGIPPEKLIDRLSFTHIVELIKLDDPLKRAFYEVECIRGNWSVRALKRQIASLYYERSGLSNNKKKLAELVQSGAEQAEPKLTVRDPYIFEFLGIKSKEVMSESDLEDALLDKLQDFLLELGHGFCFEARQKHILIGKTTGFVDLVFYHRILKCHILLELKVDEFKHEHLGQLNTYVNWYRKNMMAAGDNPPIGILLCTHKDHTLVEYALAGIDNKLFVSKYQLELPKKEDLQRFLEEKLREVGDVP